The proteins below are encoded in one region of Gemmatimonadota bacterium:
- a CDS encoding copper-translocating P-type ATPase, whose amino-acid sequence MFRDRFWLSLALTVPVVVWSRHVEELLGYVAPVFTGSAWIPAVLGTVVFLYGGLVFLNGARRELAARLPGMMTLIALAITVAFVFSWVVQLGVITADALWWELATLVTIMLLGHWIEMRSILQAQGALQELAKLLPDSATRLAGEVETVVPVSALQNGDVLLIRPGERVPADGIVRKGESDLNESMITGESNPVRKQEGDPVIAATINGQGSLRIEVTGTGDKTKLSGIMRLVADAQKSKSRAQHLADRAAQILTGVAILSGIATLVVWQSLGASIDFTMVRVVTVLVIACPHALGLAVPLVVAISTTMGARNGLLVRDRRGLEEARNLNTVIFDKTGTLTLGEFRVVDLAVADAGTEDAMLQIAASVETESEHPIARGIVKTAVDRKLDVTIANGFRALPGKGVAALVGGAEYHLGGPALLATENAQVSAPLQQAADAAASRGQAAIYLIKDGRAMAVFAVADAIREESREAIRALHERGIEVAMLTGDAQAVADAVAAELGIDTVFAQVLPGDKAAKVKELQAQGKKVAMVGDGVNDAPALATADIGIAIGAGTDVAVEAGHIVLVRSDPRDIPRIITLSRATYRKMLQNLWWAAGYNIVAIPLAAGVLSAWGILLTPALGAVLMSASTVVVAVNAQLLKRVKLEAP is encoded by the coding sequence ATGTTCCGCGATCGGTTCTGGCTCTCGCTCGCTCTCACCGTGCCGGTCGTCGTCTGGTCGCGACACGTCGAGGAGCTGCTGGGATATGTGGCACCGGTCTTCACCGGCTCGGCGTGGATTCCAGCGGTACTGGGCACGGTGGTGTTTCTCTACGGCGGGTTGGTTTTCCTGAATGGGGCACGGCGGGAGCTGGCGGCGCGTCTGCCGGGAATGATGACGCTGATTGCCCTCGCCATCACGGTGGCATTTGTCTTTTCCTGGGTCGTCCAGCTCGGCGTGATCACGGCCGATGCCCTCTGGTGGGAACTCGCCACCCTGGTCACCATCATGCTGCTCGGTCACTGGATCGAGATGCGCTCGATTCTCCAAGCCCAGGGTGCGCTCCAGGAGCTCGCCAAGCTGCTGCCGGACAGTGCCACTCGGCTCGCTGGCGAAGTTGAAACAGTGGTACCCGTCAGTGCGCTCCAGAACGGAGATGTGCTCCTGATTCGCCCCGGTGAGCGAGTGCCTGCGGATGGAATCGTGCGGAAAGGGGAGAGCGATCTCAACGAATCCATGATCACCGGCGAATCGAATCCGGTTCGGAAGCAGGAGGGGGACCCCGTCATCGCAGCGACCATCAACGGACAGGGGTCGCTGCGCATCGAAGTCACCGGTACGGGCGACAAGACCAAGCTGTCGGGCATCATGCGCCTCGTGGCCGACGCCCAGAAGTCCAAGTCCAGGGCGCAGCACCTGGCCGATCGCGCGGCGCAAATCCTGACCGGAGTGGCCATCCTCTCCGGCATCGCCACGCTCGTTGTCTGGCAGTCGCTGGGGGCAAGCATCGACTTCACAATGGTTCGTGTCGTGACCGTTCTGGTGATTGCGTGTCCCCACGCGCTCGGGTTGGCCGTGCCATTGGTCGTCGCCATCTCGACCACGATGGGCGCCCGGAACGGTCTCCTGGTGCGTGATCGACGCGGACTGGAAGAGGCCAGAAACCTGAACACCGTGATTTTCGACAAAACGGGAACCCTCACCCTGGGTGAGTTTCGCGTCGTGGACTTGGCGGTCGCTGACGCGGGGACCGAGGACGCCATGTTGCAGATCGCGGCGAGTGTGGAAACGGAATCCGAACATCCCATTGCCCGCGGCATCGTCAAGACGGCGGTTGACCGGAAGCTCGACGTCACGATCGCCAACGGTTTCCGCGCACTCCCCGGCAAGGGCGTCGCCGCTTTGGTCGGCGGGGCCGAGTATCACCTCGGCGGCCCGGCACTTCTCGCGACCGAGAACGCGCAGGTGTCAGCTCCACTGCAGCAAGCCGCGGACGCCGCGGCCAGCCGCGGTCAGGCCGCCATCTATCTGATCAAGGATGGCAGGGCGATGGCGGTGTTTGCGGTGGCCGACGCGATCCGAGAAGAGAGTCGTGAGGCGATCAGGGCCCTGCACGAGCGTGGCATCGAGGTCGCAATGCTGACGGGCGACGCGCAGGCGGTGGCCGACGCCGTGGCCGCCGAATTGGGGATCGACACGGTCTTCGCCCAGGTCCTCCCGGGCGACAAGGCCGCCAAGGTGAAGGAACTGCAGGCCCAGGGGAAAAAGGTGGCCATGGTGGGCGACGGGGTGAACGATGCGCCAGCGCTTGCGACGGCGGACATCGGGATTGCGATCGGTGCGGGTACGGATGTGGCGGTGGAGGCCGGGCACATCGTGTTGGTGCGTTCGGATCCCAGGGACATTCCGCGGATCATTACGCTGTCACGAGCGACCTACCGGAAAATGCTGCAAAACCTCTGGTGGGCGGCAGGCTACAACATCGTCGCCATTCCGCTGGCGGCCGGAGTCCTCTCCGCGTGGGGTATCCTCCTCACACCGGCGCTGGGTGCGGTGCTGATGTCGGCGAGCACGGTGGTCGTGGCCGTCAATGCGCAGCTGCTGAAGCGGGTGAAGCTGGAGGCACCGTGA
- a CDS encoding type II glyceraldehyde-3-phosphate dehydrogenase codes for MIRVAVNGYGVIGRRVADAVVLQADMELVGVADVATDWRGRIAARRGFPLFAATTTAHTEMIARGFEPRGDLDALLDVADIVVDCTPKGVDAGNKPRYEQAGIRTVFQGGSAHELAGHSFVASANYRSALDRRMTRVVSCNTTATVRTLFALQQAGLLRRARGVLVRRATDPWESHRGGILNTMVPEPDIPSHQGPDAKTVIPGLDVITMASKSPQNVAHLHHWMVDLTRIASRDEVLAAFRAVPRIAFVRVDDGVEALNVTAEIMKEIGRPRGDMWEVAIWEDILAVEGQELLYAYQVDNQAIVVPETIDAIRALMGTERDASRSIRMTNEALGVCQEFP; via the coding sequence GTGATCAGAGTTGCCGTCAATGGATATGGCGTGATCGGTCGCCGCGTGGCGGACGCAGTGGTGCTGCAAGCCGACATGGAGCTGGTGGGGGTCGCCGATGTGGCGACCGACTGGCGTGGTCGCATCGCGGCCCGTCGGGGCTTCCCACTGTTTGCGGCCACGACCACTGCGCACACCGAGATGATCGCCCGCGGATTTGAACCCCGGGGCGATCTCGATGCCCTGCTCGACGTGGCCGACATCGTCGTGGATTGCACGCCGAAAGGTGTGGATGCCGGCAACAAGCCTCGGTATGAGCAGGCAGGCATTCGAACAGTTTTTCAGGGTGGTTCAGCGCATGAGCTGGCAGGCCACAGTTTCGTGGCGAGCGCCAACTACCGCTCCGCACTCGATCGCCGAATGACCCGCGTGGTGTCGTGCAACACCACGGCCACGGTGCGTACGTTGTTCGCGCTGCAGCAGGCAGGGCTTCTCCGACGCGCGCGGGGTGTGCTGGTGCGGAGAGCCACCGATCCTTGGGAGAGCCATCGGGGCGGCATCCTGAATACGATGGTGCCGGAGCCGGACATTCCGAGCCACCAAGGGCCCGACGCGAAGACCGTGATCCCAGGGCTCGACGTCATCACGATGGCATCGAAATCCCCGCAGAATGTCGCCCACCTGCACCATTGGATGGTTGATCTCACTCGCATTGCGAGTCGGGATGAAGTGCTCGCCGCGTTTCGAGCGGTCCCGCGGATCGCCTTCGTCCGGGTTGATGATGGGGTCGAGGCGCTCAATGTCACCGCCGAGATCATGAAGGAAATCGGACGGCCACGGGGTGACATGTGGGAGGTGGCAATCTGGGAAGACATCCTGGCGGTGGAGGGTCAGGAACTCCTCTATGCGTATCAAGTGGATAATCAGGCCATCGTGGTCCCCGAGACCATCGATGCAATCCGTGCCCTCATGGGGACGGAGCGGGACGCCAGTCGGTCCATCCGGATGACGAATGAGGCCCTGGGCGTCTGCCAGGAGTTCCCATGA
- a CDS encoding helix-turn-helix transcriptional regulator: protein MASILGAISSRTRVQILFALGHAELCVCEIAELTGTSQSATSHALRKLRSAGVVVFRRDGKLAHYRVADVSVLELVRAASAILNSDRPERQTLRS from the coding sequence GTGGCGAGTATCCTCGGGGCGATCAGCAGCCGAACTAGAGTCCAGATCCTTTTCGCTCTGGGGCATGCCGAACTGTGCGTCTGCGAGATTGCGGAGTTAACCGGAACGTCCCAATCGGCAACATCCCATGCGCTTCGAAAGTTGCGAAGTGCCGGGGTGGTCGTATTCCGTCGCGACGGGAAGCTTGCGCACTACCGCGTGGCCGACGTTTCGGTGTTGGAACTCGTCCGCGCTGCGTCCGCGATACTGAATAGCGACCGGCCGGAGCGCCAAACTCTTCGGTCATGA
- a CDS encoding cation transporter — protein sequence MPSVGRDRRAAPDSRRAYFCGFPGVARGSASNASPFDKSGDTSLTLQPPESGHAPGLGKSDASVLRVALALNATMFVVGLGAGIIADSLGLVADSLDMLADAGAYGLSLAAIGRPIHFKTRVARISGILLLVLGAGVLTDAIRRSAGGSDPDSGIIIVIALASLVVNAFVIRQLTRFRRGEVHLRAAWLFTRADVVANLGVICAGLIVMVTGSAVPDLIAGVAIGLYVMNEARGILRAT from the coding sequence ATGCCAAGCGTTGGGCGTGATCGTCGTGCAGCGCCTGACTCGCGTCGCGCCTACTTTTGCGGGTTCCCAGGCGTCGCTCGTGGCTCCGCTTCTAACGCGAGCCCTTTCGACAAATCCGGGGACACATCATTGACCCTTCAGCCGCCTGAAAGCGGACACGCCCCCGGATTAGGCAAGTCGGACGCGTCGGTTCTGCGCGTGGCTCTCGCCCTCAACGCGACGATGTTTGTAGTTGGCCTGGGTGCAGGGATCATCGCGGACTCCCTGGGCCTGGTGGCGGATTCGCTGGACATGCTGGCGGACGCGGGGGCGTATGGGCTGAGCCTCGCGGCAATTGGTCGGCCCATCCATTTCAAGACGAGGGTCGCGCGGATCAGCGGGATCTTGCTCTTGGTCCTGGGCGCTGGCGTCTTGACCGACGCGATTCGTCGATCGGCTGGGGGGAGCGATCCTGATAGCGGAATCATCATCGTCATCGCCCTGGCCTCGCTGGTCGTCAACGCCTTCGTGATCAGGCAGCTGACGCGATTTCGGCGAGGAGAGGTGCACCTTCGTGCAGCGTGGCTGTTCACCCGGGCCGACGTGGTCGCCAACCTCGGCGTGATTTGCGCAGGCCTCATCGTGATGGTGACAGGCAGCGCTGTGCCGGATCTGATCGCCGGGGTGGCCATCGGTTTGTACGTCATGAACGAAGCGCGAGGGATCCTTCGTGCCACCTGA
- a CDS encoding DUF2911 domain-containing protein — MTRHFGILCIASVLPPIGAASAQTPATLPPRWVQGPRADLEIRASPFDSTSVLLGNHQVKACYSRPRKLGRPVMSRLVPFGAPLRMGADEATAIFLPTAGTIAGVAVEAGWHTVTAIPNSRDWQIVVNRGVQ; from the coding sequence ATGACCCGTCATTTCGGCATCCTCTGCATTGCATCGGTCTTGCCGCCAATCGGTGCCGCCTCGGCACAAACCCCGGCGACATTGCCGCCACGCTGGGTCCAGGGGCCGCGCGCGGATCTGGAGATTCGTGCCAGTCCGTTCGATTCGACGTCCGTGTTGCTCGGCAATCATCAGGTCAAGGCGTGCTACAGCCGCCCGCGGAAGCTCGGCCGCCCCGTTATGAGCCGACTGGTCCCCTTCGGGGCACCATTGCGGATGGGTGCGGACGAGGCCACGGCGATTTTCCTGCCGACGGCCGGCACCATCGCCGGGGTGGCCGTCGAGGCCGGATGGCACACGGTGACCGCGATCCCCAATTCGCGCGACTGGCAAATTGTGGTCAATCGCGGAGTGCAATGA
- a CDS encoding YnfA family protein codes for MNPFRTLALFGVTALAELIGCYLPYLWLRQRGSAWLLLPAALSLAAFAWLLTLHPTASGRVYAAYGGVYVVAALVWLRVVDGVSPRPSDLLGGAVILTGLLIIILGAPSR; via the coding sequence ATGAATCCCTTCCGGACCCTTGCGCTCTTCGGTGTCACAGCCCTCGCCGAGTTGATCGGTTGCTACCTTCCGTACCTCTGGTTGCGGCAACGGGGGAGCGCTTGGCTCCTCCTTCCTGCTGCCCTGTCACTGGCGGCCTTCGCCTGGTTGCTCACCCTGCACCCCACCGCGTCGGGGCGTGTCTACGCGGCATACGGCGGCGTCTACGTCGTGGCGGCACTCGTGTGGCTCCGCGTCGTCGACGGAGTGTCACCACGGCCCAGCGATCTGCTCGGCGGTGCCGTCATTCTCACCGGCCTCTTGATCATCATCCTTGGTGCCCCGTCCCGCTGA
- a CDS encoding TolC family protein, with the protein MTPEGSSSERRADNPVGDITLQDAISLVVRQRPELAAFGWERSARDAQLRQAGAYPNPVVEGVAENVAPSAALRPFSGVGGVVQSQTTVTLSQLIELGGERSARREAATAQRDVATADYDLARLAAQADATQAFLAVYVAQEAVALADQTVQLAQSAETNVGARVEAGDLAPIESTRAAVVRAAAAVELARARRDLAMHRERLAAMWGSSTATFGRAVGDLPTPLEPPVLSALAARLPEAPQAIRRAALVRSDRGLLALERAKRIPDVALAAGLRRFGDLQGQAYVVGATLTLPLFDRNGGGIAEAVARVAKAEETSRADQLHAGVAVAAAHRAAQTAFDELRALDTTVLPGAIAAFDAVTEGFRLGKFGYLDVLEVQRTLIASKGQRLRALLDYYHATAELERLLGSPIDPTPRPSPPPGEES; encoded by the coding sequence ATGACACCGGAGGGTTCGTCGTCGGAACGGCGTGCGGACAATCCTGTTGGCGACATCACCCTCCAGGACGCGATCTCGCTGGTGGTGCGACAGCGTCCCGAGCTGGCGGCGTTTGGATGGGAGCGGAGTGCGCGCGACGCACAGCTGCGCCAAGCGGGAGCCTATCCCAACCCGGTCGTCGAGGGCGTCGCCGAAAATGTGGCTCCCAGCGCTGCCCTGCGCCCGTTCAGCGGCGTCGGCGGCGTCGTGCAATCTCAGACGACCGTGACGCTCTCGCAGCTGATCGAGCTTGGTGGTGAGCGTTCGGCCCGTCGCGAGGCCGCGACCGCGCAGCGTGATGTCGCGACGGCGGACTACGACCTCGCGCGACTGGCCGCGCAGGCCGACGCGACGCAAGCGTTCCTTGCGGTCTACGTCGCGCAAGAGGCCGTGGCACTCGCGGACCAGACGGTGCAGCTGGCACAATCGGCCGAAACGAATGTCGGGGCGCGGGTCGAGGCCGGCGACTTGGCGCCGATCGAGTCCACCCGCGCCGCGGTGGTGCGCGCGGCGGCAGCAGTTGAATTGGCACGCGCGCGGCGCGACTTGGCGATGCACCGCGAACGCCTCGCGGCGATGTGGGGGAGCTCGACCGCCACATTCGGGCGGGCAGTCGGGGATCTTCCCACACCGCTCGAGCCCCCCGTGCTGAGCGCGCTCGCCGCACGTCTGCCGGAGGCTCCCCAGGCCATCCGTCGCGCGGCGCTCGTGCGCAGCGATCGGGGACTGCTCGCACTCGAGCGCGCGAAGCGGATTCCGGATGTGGCGCTGGCGGCTGGCCTGCGACGCTTCGGTGACTTGCAGGGCCAGGCCTATGTCGTGGGCGCCACGCTCACCTTGCCGCTGTTTGATCGCAATGGGGGAGGTATCGCCGAAGCGGTCGCGCGGGTCGCCAAGGCGGAGGAGACGTCGCGCGCGGACCAACTGCACGCGGGGGTTGCCGTGGCCGCGGCGCACCGGGCGGCCCAGACCGCATTCGACGAACTTCGTGCGCTCGACACCACGGTCCTCCCCGGAGCCATCGCAGCCTTTGACGCCGTGACCGAGGGCTTTCGGCTTGGCAAATTTGGGTATCTGGACGTCCTGGAGGTGCAACGCACCCTGATTGCCTCCAAAGGACAACGGTTGCGGGCACTGTTGGACTACTACCATGCGACGGCGGAGCTTGAGCGTTTGCTCGGAAGCCCGATCGATCCCACCCCACGCCCGTCTCCGCCACCCGGCGAGGAGTCGTGA
- a CDS encoding efflux RND transporter periplasmic adaptor subunit, translating to MEEPHSFDVKVSATYRGQSYAWSYAQIEGKVELGAAQRASAGIVLDTVGPRRMVTTIDLPGEVKADATRRAEVAPRVGGVIIAVLKQEGDRVVRGDVLAIIESRELADAKSAYLVAERQVDFATTTLQREEALWQRKISPQRDYLAAQQALDEATLRLRVAGQGLVALGLPPDALPTLRNEPPEAAARLAIRAPRAGTVTVRAASEGETVLPNASLFVVSDLAAVWVEAAVPAADLGVVRQGQEAVVVSTDLAREVPGRISFLGPVIGTASRTAVARIVLPNTGGEWRPGLFVTVRITREATTVPLAVAAEAVQSFRDWQVVFVRHGDWFEARPLTLGRSDGAWVQVLSGLVAGDEYARANSFAVKAEIGKLGATHDH from the coding sequence GTGGAGGAACCCCATTCGTTCGACGTCAAAGTCTCGGCCACCTATCGGGGGCAATCCTACGCCTGGAGCTACGCGCAAATCGAAGGGAAGGTCGAACTCGGGGCCGCGCAACGCGCCAGTGCCGGGATCGTACTCGATACCGTCGGTCCCCGCCGCATGGTGACCACGATCGACCTCCCCGGCGAGGTGAAGGCCGATGCGACCCGGCGCGCCGAGGTGGCGCCGCGCGTTGGTGGCGTGATCATCGCGGTCCTCAAACAGGAAGGCGATCGCGTGGTCCGTGGCGATGTCCTCGCCATCATCGAAAGTCGTGAGTTGGCGGACGCCAAGAGCGCGTACCTCGTGGCCGAGCGACAAGTCGATTTTGCGACGACGACGCTGCAGCGTGAGGAGGCGCTGTGGCAGCGGAAAATTTCGCCCCAGCGCGACTATCTCGCCGCGCAGCAGGCGTTGGATGAGGCCACTCTCCGGCTTCGGGTTGCCGGACAGGGGCTGGTGGCCCTCGGGCTGCCGCCCGATGCGCTGCCGACCCTCCGCAACGAACCGCCCGAAGCGGCCGCTCGACTCGCCATTCGGGCGCCTCGTGCCGGCACCGTCACGGTCCGGGCCGCCTCCGAGGGGGAAACGGTGTTGCCCAACGCGAGCCTCTTCGTCGTGAGCGACCTCGCCGCGGTCTGGGTGGAAGCCGCCGTCCCGGCCGCCGATCTCGGCGTCGTGCGCCAGGGCCAGGAGGCCGTCGTGGTCTCCACCGATCTGGCGCGAGAAGTCCCGGGGCGCATCAGCTTCCTCGGGCCGGTGATCGGTACTGCCTCGCGGACCGCCGTCGCTCGCATCGTGTTGCCCAACACTGGCGGGGAGTGGCGGCCGGGTCTGTTCGTCACGGTGCGCATCACTCGGGAGGCCACGACGGTCCCGTTGGCGGTCGCGGCCGAAGCAGTCCAGTCCTTCCGGGATTGGCAAGTCGTCTTCGTCCGCCATGGCGACTGGTTTGAGGCGCGTCCGCTGACGCTGGGGCGGAGTGACGGCGCGTGGGTGCAGGTGTTGAGCGGGCTCGTGGCAGGCGATGAGTATGCCCGCGCCAATAGCTTTGCCGTCAAAGCCGAGATTGGGAAACTCGGAGCCACACATGACCACTAG
- a CDS encoding CusA/CzcA family heavy metal efflux RND transporter, translating to MTTSTELTWIDRLLAVSIRQRWAVLGGTVVVALLGVFSATRLPIDAVPDITNVQVQVNTEAPGYSPFEAEQRVTYLVETAMAGLPALQETRSISRYGLSQVTVIFEDGTDIYWARQLVGERIQEAMARMPAGLAPSMGPIATGLGEIFMWTVEPKPGALNEDGRPYSAMDLRTIQDWIVRPQLKTVPGVADVNTIGGFTKQFHVTPDPGRLVAYGLTVRDVLGALSDNNSNVGAGYIERRGEQYLIRAPGQVAGLDDIRQIVVGMQGSTPIRLGDVAGVQLGEELRTGAATENGKEVVLGTVFMLQGENSRIVSQRVADKMVAINQTLPAGVTAKTVYDRTTLVDATIETVQHNLVIGALLVIVILFLFLGNVRAAVITAFAIPLSMLFAMSGMVLGGVSGNLLSLGALDFGIIVDGAVVMVENCLRHLARRQHETGAPSARQERLDVVLRAAREVWRPTLYGQLIIMVVYLPILTLTGIEGKMFYPMAFTVLAALFGAMVLSLTFVPAAVAIFVTGRVSETESRPMQWAVRAYRPTLMAALRHRTITLTAAAALLVVTGAMATRLGSEFLPSLDEGDLLVHALRIPGTSLSTAVEMQHTLERKLMTYPEVAYVFSKIGTAEIATDPMPPSVADTYVMLKAQGDWPDPGRSKADLVAELQRDLLQLPGNNYEFIQPIQMRFNELIAGVRSDVAVKVFGDDVEVLADVGDRIEAVLSSVPGAADTKVEQTTGLPMLTVRFQREAMARLGLTVATVQEVVAVAFGGRTVGEVYEGDRRFDIVVRLPEKARTNIEEMGRLPIPLPTGSTAAFVPLDAVADIEIAPGPNQVSRENGKRRVVVTANVRGRDIGSFVAEAEARIGATVTIPAGYWTAWGGQFEQLLSARSRLQVVVPVALLLIFGLLYVTFGGIRDALLVSTGIPLALTGGVLFLWVGGIPFSISAAVGFIALSGVAVLNGLVMITFITRLRAEGHSLDDAVLHGAVARLRPVLMTALITSLGFLPMMLATGRGAEVQRPLATVVVGGVLSSTLLTLVILPVLYRLLARKEAEQAA from the coding sequence ATGACCACTAGCACGGAGCTGACGTGGATTGACCGCCTGCTGGCCGTCTCGATCCGCCAGCGTTGGGCCGTGCTGGGCGGCACGGTGGTGGTGGCGCTCCTCGGCGTCTTCAGTGCCACTCGTTTGCCGATCGACGCGGTGCCGGACATCACCAATGTCCAGGTCCAGGTCAACACGGAGGCGCCGGGCTATTCGCCGTTCGAGGCGGAGCAGCGCGTGACCTACCTGGTGGAGACCGCGATGGCGGGCTTGCCCGCACTCCAGGAGACCCGCTCCATCTCGCGCTACGGCCTGTCGCAGGTCACGGTGATCTTCGAGGACGGCACCGACATCTACTGGGCTCGGCAACTCGTCGGCGAACGCATCCAGGAGGCAATGGCACGGATGCCGGCGGGCCTCGCCCCCAGCATGGGCCCGATTGCGACGGGGCTCGGCGAGATCTTCATGTGGACCGTGGAGCCAAAGCCCGGTGCCCTGAACGAGGACGGGCGGCCCTACTCGGCGATGGACCTTCGGACCATCCAGGATTGGATCGTGCGACCCCAGCTGAAGACGGTCCCGGGAGTCGCCGACGTCAACACGATCGGCGGCTTCACCAAGCAGTTCCATGTCACGCCGGACCCTGGGAGGCTGGTGGCTTACGGGTTGACGGTGCGCGACGTCCTCGGCGCCTTGAGTGACAACAACAGCAATGTCGGCGCCGGCTACATCGAACGTCGTGGTGAGCAATACCTGATCCGCGCTCCGGGCCAGGTCGCTGGCCTCGATGATATCCGCCAGATCGTGGTCGGCATGCAAGGGAGTACGCCGATCCGTCTCGGTGATGTCGCTGGCGTGCAATTGGGTGAGGAACTCCGGACCGGCGCGGCGACCGAGAACGGCAAGGAGGTGGTACTCGGTACCGTCTTCATGCTGCAGGGCGAGAACAGTCGCATCGTCTCGCAACGGGTCGCGGACAAGATGGTGGCCATCAACCAGACGCTTCCCGCGGGTGTCACGGCCAAGACGGTGTACGATCGCACCACGCTGGTCGATGCGACGATTGAGACTGTCCAGCACAACCTCGTGATCGGGGCGTTGCTGGTGATTGTCATCCTCTTCCTCTTCCTGGGCAACGTGCGGGCCGCGGTGATCACCGCCTTCGCCATTCCGCTCTCCATGCTCTTTGCGATGTCGGGGATGGTGCTGGGCGGGGTCAGCGGAAACCTCCTCAGCCTCGGCGCGCTGGATTTCGGCATCATTGTCGACGGCGCCGTGGTCATGGTCGAGAATTGTCTTCGACACCTCGCGAGGCGGCAGCACGAGACCGGTGCTCCGTCGGCCCGTCAGGAGCGGCTTGACGTCGTGCTGCGGGCGGCGCGCGAAGTGTGGCGCCCAACGCTCTACGGCCAACTGATCATCATGGTGGTCTACCTGCCGATCCTCACCCTGACCGGCATCGAAGGGAAGATGTTCTACCCCATGGCCTTTACGGTGCTGGCGGCGCTGTTCGGCGCCATGGTGCTGTCGTTGACCTTTGTCCCGGCCGCGGTGGCGATCTTCGTGACCGGTCGCGTCTCCGAAACGGAAAGCCGCCCGATGCAGTGGGCCGTCCGCGCGTACCGGCCGACGCTTATGGCCGCACTGCGTCACCGGACCATCACGCTGACGGCCGCCGCCGCCCTGCTCGTGGTCACCGGGGCGATGGCCACCCGCCTCGGGAGCGAGTTCCTCCCCAGCCTGGACGAAGGGGACTTATTGGTGCACGCGCTTCGGATCCCGGGGACGAGCCTGTCTACCGCCGTCGAGATGCAGCACACCCTCGAGCGCAAGCTCATGACGTATCCAGAAGTCGCGTATGTCTTTTCCAAGATTGGGACGGCGGAGATCGCAACGGACCCGATGCCACCCAGCGTGGCGGATACCTATGTCATGCTGAAGGCTCAGGGTGACTGGCCCGATCCCGGGCGCTCCAAGGCCGACCTGGTGGCGGAGTTGCAGCGCGATCTGCTTCAGCTGCCCGGCAACAATTACGAATTCATCCAGCCGATCCAGATGCGGTTCAACGAACTGATCGCCGGCGTCCGAAGTGACGTCGCCGTCAAGGTCTTCGGCGACGACGTCGAGGTGCTCGCCGATGTCGGGGACCGCATCGAGGCGGTCCTGTCATCGGTGCCCGGCGCCGCCGACACCAAAGTGGAGCAGACGACGGGGCTGCCGATGCTGACGGTCCGGTTCCAGCGCGAGGCGATGGCACGCCTCGGGTTGACGGTCGCGACGGTACAGGAGGTCGTGGCGGTCGCGTTCGGTGGACGGACGGTCGGAGAGGTCTACGAGGGGGATCGCCGGTTCGACATCGTGGTGCGACTTCCGGAGAAGGCGCGGACAAACATCGAGGAGATGGGGCGCCTGCCAATTCCGTTGCCCACCGGCTCGACGGCGGCATTCGTTCCACTGGATGCGGTCGCAGACATTGAGATCGCCCCAGGGCCGAACCAGGTCAGCCGTGAGAACGGGAAGCGGCGCGTCGTCGTCACGGCGAATGTGCGGGGTCGTGACATCGGATCGTTCGTGGCAGAGGCCGAAGCGCGCATTGGTGCGACGGTCACCATCCCCGCCGGCTACTGGACCGCGTGGGGCGGACAGTTTGAGCAGCTGCTTTCGGCGCGATCACGGCTCCAAGTGGTGGTGCCTGTCGCCCTGCTGCTGATCTTTGGCTTGCTGTACGTGACCTTTGGCGGCATCCGCGATGCGTTGTTGGTTTCCACGGGCATTCCGCTTGCACTCACCGGCGGGGTGCTCTTTCTCTGGGTCGGCGGCATTCCGTTTTCGATCTCTGCGGCAGTGGGGTTCATCGCGCTCTCCGGGGTGGCGGTGTTGAACGGGCTCGTGATGATCACCTTCATCACGCGATTGCGCGCGGAGGGTCATTCCCTCGACGACGCCGTGCTGCATGGCGCGGTGGCACGGCTGCGGCCGGTCTTGATGACGGCCTTAATAACGTCCCTCGGCTTCCTCCCCATGATGCTTGCCACAGGTCGAGGTGCTGAAGTTCAGCGGCCGCTCGCCACCGTGGTGGTCGGCGGAGTGCTCTCGTCGACCCTGCTGACGTTGGTGATCCTCCCGGTTTTGTATCGCCTGCTTGCCCGCAAGGAAGCGGAGCAGGCGGCATGA